The following proteins are encoded in a genomic region of Streptomyces collinus Tu 365:
- a CDS encoding cellulase family glycosylhydrolase, with amino-acid sequence MLRASLRAGAVTAALLICATTATATNTLTAAAVAPTATVVTASALPGAGSSGPDIPRLTDRQGRVLTLRGWNIEDKTHRGEQALTGITERHLRDLRAQGFDFARLLVFWDDLEPRPGRYSESYLRKIGRILDWADRYGVQVVIDAHQDVFGPAFGHRGIPAWATRTDGLPFTAHPDDWFAEYFEPAVQRAFTHLYEDRDLRDAQARMWRTLAARFARHPAVLGYDLINEPMGEARSGEDLATAARRIERDQLTPMYNRLVRAVRSADRDAWVFVEPTPIVGEGVPTGLGRVQDPRVVYAPHFYDSAMEAGADYDPGAGWIGAYERAVTAYPERYRVPVVVGEWGPPDSSLPHMNRFYRDAMASLGRYASGWAGYVWCYGGGYCAVDDAGAFRPNKELAVEPYAEDVAGRAVSASYDPGRGVYHLAYRAASRGSRVTVLSVPPGSWRVTATGGASVVRGPDGRARVLAAPGSRVTVTIERG; translated from the coding sequence GTGCTGCGAGCATCACTGAGGGCCGGCGCGGTCACCGCCGCGCTGCTCATCTGCGCCACGACCGCCACCGCCACGAACACCCTCACCGCCGCCGCCGTCGCGCCCACCGCCACCGTCGTCACCGCCTCCGCCTTACCGGGGGCCGGGAGCAGCGGGCCGGACATACCCCGGCTCACCGACCGGCAGGGCCGCGTCCTCACCCTGCGCGGCTGGAACATCGAGGACAAGACCCACCGGGGCGAGCAGGCGCTGACCGGCATCACCGAGCGCCATCTGCGCGACCTGCGGGCCCAGGGCTTCGACTTCGCCCGGCTGCTGGTCTTCTGGGACGACCTGGAACCGCGGCCGGGACGCTACAGCGAAAGCTACTTGCGAAAGATCGGGCGCATCCTGGACTGGGCCGACCGCTACGGCGTGCAGGTCGTGATCGACGCCCACCAGGACGTCTTCGGCCCGGCCTTCGGCCACCGCGGCATCCCCGCGTGGGCGACCAGGACGGACGGGCTGCCGTTCACCGCGCACCCGGACGACTGGTTCGCCGAGTACTTCGAGCCCGCCGTGCAGCGCGCCTTCACCCACCTCTACGAGGACCGGGACCTGCGCGACGCCCAGGCGCGGATGTGGCGCACCCTCGCCGCCCGCTTCGCCCGCCATCCGGCCGTCCTGGGCTACGACCTGATCAACGAGCCGATGGGCGAGGCGCGTTCGGGGGAGGACCTGGCGACGGCGGCCCGCCGGATCGAACGCGATCAGCTGACCCCGATGTACAACCGCCTTGTCCGCGCGGTGCGTTCGGCCGACCGGGACGCCTGGGTGTTCGTCGAGCCCACCCCGATCGTCGGCGAGGGCGTACCGACCGGCCTGGGCCGCGTTCAGGACCCGCGCGTGGTGTACGCGCCGCACTTCTACGACTCCGCCATGGAGGCGGGCGCCGACTACGACCCCGGCGCCGGCTGGATCGGGGCGTACGAGCGGGCCGTCACCGCCTACCCCGAGCGGTACCGGGTGCCGGTCGTCGTGGGCGAGTGGGGGCCGCCCGACAGCAGCCTGCCGCACATGAACCGGTTCTACCGTGACGCCATGGCCTCGCTGGGCCGCTACGCCTCCGGCTGGGCGGGCTACGTCTGGTGTTACGGGGGCGGTTACTGCGCGGTCGACGACGCCGGCGCCTTCCGGCCCAACAAGGAGCTGGCCGTCGAGCCGTACGCGGAGGATGTCGCGGGCCGGGCCGTCTCCGCGTCGTACGACCCCGGGCGGGGCGTGTACCACCTGGCGTACCGCGCGGCCTCGCGGGGCTCGCGGGTGACCGTGCTGTCCGTGCCGCCGGGCAGCTGGCGGGTCACGGCCACGGGCGGCGCGAGCGTCGTGCGCGGGCCGGACGGGCGGGCCCGGGTGCTGGCCGCCCCCGGCAGCAGGGTGACGGTCACGATCGAACGCGGCTGA
- a CDS encoding M12 family metallo-peptidase, translating to MRPRFSLVACAAATAFTATLSVALTAPAASAGTHAGGGKHEPWVVRSAEQYTDAKAFRSLCKSKQGKPERVTFPLFKHSKGFTAVQDFKSLRADGSVFWSGHDPKNAQHTISVTVLGACAKKKGPVNLSGVVTDGFRDYSYQPVPKCPDKYLLQEINTLKLPPSGRGVDTVTIPAKPYGSRAAAAAVRATPNDPAAIDVVVAYTPATVATVGSAESVRSSITYGVNQLNRALAFSGVPASVHVVHTYQTAATNVPRENVNTLLSMISNPANLTLGSTASAQRQRYGADLVALVAAVPFEDSSGAADLPDPAPASTTSNAAFSVTSLGSITAWENLAHEIGHNFGLKHDRRTVTSQGGTTPAGTFNYGFVTAGGQHRTLMAYSSACPVACNVVNAYSNTERTWNGEALGNANNNNAAFARQTVDTVAAYRASLVTNRHSLTLSHDPEGGGTVRVSEYGPYDPGTQVTVTAVANPGYRFDAWAVDGIELEGNNPSYQLTMNANRTINALFARVP from the coding sequence ATGCGCCCTCGCTTCTCACTCGTCGCCTGTGCCGCGGCGACCGCCTTCACCGCGACCCTGTCCGTCGCCCTGACCGCACCCGCCGCCTCGGCCGGCACGCATGCGGGCGGCGGCAAGCACGAGCCCTGGGTGGTGCGCTCCGCCGAGCAGTACACGGACGCCAAGGCGTTCCGTTCGCTGTGCAAGTCCAAGCAGGGCAAGCCCGAGCGCGTCACGTTCCCGCTCTTCAAGCACAGCAAGGGCTTCACCGCCGTGCAGGACTTCAAGAGCCTGCGTGCGGACGGCTCGGTGTTCTGGAGCGGCCATGACCCGAAGAACGCGCAGCACACCATCTCGGTGACCGTCCTGGGGGCCTGCGCCAAGAAGAAGGGGCCGGTGAACCTCTCCGGCGTCGTCACCGACGGCTTCCGCGACTACTCGTACCAGCCGGTGCCCAAGTGCCCGGACAAGTACCTGCTGCAGGAGATCAACACCCTCAAGCTGCCGCCCAGCGGGCGCGGTGTCGACACCGTCACCATCCCCGCGAAGCCGTACGGTTCGAGGGCCGCCGCTGCCGCTGTGCGGGCCACGCCCAACGACCCGGCCGCCATCGACGTCGTCGTCGCCTACACCCCGGCCACCGTCGCCACCGTCGGCAGCGCCGAGTCGGTCCGCTCCAGCATCACCTACGGCGTCAACCAGCTCAACCGGGCGCTCGCCTTCAGCGGCGTGCCGGCCAGCGTGCACGTCGTCCACACGTACCAGACGGCGGCCACCAACGTCCCCCGCGAGAACGTGAACACGCTGCTGTCCATGATCAGCAACCCCGCGAACCTGACCCTCGGCTCCACCGCCTCCGCCCAGCGCCAGCGCTACGGCGCCGACCTGGTGGCGCTGGTGGCCGCCGTCCCGTTCGAGGACAGCTCCGGGGCGGCGGACCTGCCCGACCCGGCGCCGGCCTCGACGACCTCCAACGCCGCGTTCTCGGTCACCAGCCTCGGGTCCATCACCGCGTGGGAGAACCTCGCGCACGAGATCGGCCACAACTTCGGCCTCAAGCACGACCGCCGGACGGTCACGAGTCAGGGCGGGACCACCCCCGCGGGCACGTTCAACTACGGCTTCGTCACCGCCGGCGGGCAGCACCGCACGCTCATGGCCTACTCCAGCGCCTGCCCGGTCGCGTGCAACGTGGTCAACGCCTACTCCAACACCGAGCGCACCTGGAACGGCGAGGCCCTGGGCAATGCCAACAACAACAACGCCGCCTTCGCCCGCCAGACCGTCGACACCGTGGCCGCCTACCGCGCCTCCCTGGTGACCAACCGCCACTCCCTGACCCTGTCCCACGACCCCGAGGGCGGCGGCACGGTCCGGGTCAGCGAGTACGGCCCGTACGACCCCGGTACGCAGGTCACCGTCACCGCCGTGGCCAACCCCGGCTACCGGTTCGACGCCTGGGCGGTCGACGGCATCGAGCTGGAGGGGAACAACCCGAGCTACCAGCTCACCATGAACGCGAACCGGACCATCAACGCGCTGTTCGCCCGGGTTCCGTAG
- a CDS encoding exo-alpha-sialidase yields the protein MRVLLPLSAVTTGALLLATLAGAAPAAADHGFGGSPLVKVSPGDPYARCTIGARSPDSVVYPGTEVEPYLSVDPRDARRVVTVFQQDRWSDGGARGLAAAWSTNGRTFHRSTLPFSRCAPGGANFERASDPWVSTGADGTVYASGEGIDFTRSTRNALLAATSRDGGRTWRNLTTTHVDEQPFFNDKPSITADPVRKGTAYQVWDRLDNDPPGPSSLDGPGYLSLTRDGGRTWSRALRFVRTDAVPNTQTIGHVIVVDRRTGTLHDFYDSLTYSDDLNTVVEAHYAMVTSRDAGRTWSAPVTVARDTSVPEVDPNDPAKLLRAGSTLPSPAVDARTGALYMAYEGSDFSGGRFDSVQLVRSTDGGRTWRAPEAVSPKGVPAFSPSIAVDERGTVALTYYDLRFLKPGDTTTLPTAYQLATWPHGDPRHRTERRISPVFDWLRAPFAGGYFLGDYQGLAAAGKGVRAVLTQTHSGAPHNRTDVYSGSFRTW from the coding sequence ATGCGCGTCCTGCTGCCCCTGAGCGCCGTCACCACCGGCGCGCTGCTGCTCGCCACGCTCGCCGGCGCGGCTCCCGCCGCGGCGGACCACGGCTTCGGCGGCTCGCCGCTGGTGAAGGTCTCCCCCGGTGACCCGTACGCCAGGTGCACCATCGGCGCGCGGTCCCCCGACAGCGTCGTCTACCCGGGCACCGAGGTCGAGCCGTACCTGTCCGTCGACCCGCGGGATGCCAGGCGGGTGGTCACCGTGTTCCAGCAGGACCGCTGGAGTGACGGCGGCGCCCGCGGCCTGGCGGCCGCCTGGAGCACGAACGGCCGCACCTTCCACCGCAGCACACTGCCGTTCAGCCGGTGCGCCCCCGGCGGCGCCAACTTCGAACGGGCCTCCGACCCCTGGGTGAGCACCGGAGCGGACGGCACCGTCTACGCCAGTGGGGAGGGCATCGACTTCACGAGGAGCACCCGCAACGCCCTCCTGGCCGCCACCTCCCGCGACGGCGGCCGCACCTGGCGAAACCTCACCACCACGCACGTCGACGAGCAGCCGTTCTTCAACGACAAGCCCTCGATCACCGCCGACCCGGTCCGCAAGGGCACCGCCTACCAGGTCTGGGACCGCCTCGACAACGACCCGCCCGGCCCCAGCTCGCTCGACGGCCCGGGATACCTCTCCCTCACCCGCGACGGCGGCCGCACCTGGAGCAGGGCCCTGCGGTTCGTCCGCACCGACGCCGTGCCCAACACCCAGACCATCGGGCACGTCATCGTCGTCGACCGGCGCACCGGCACCCTGCACGACTTCTACGACTCGCTCACCTACTCCGACGACCTGAACACCGTCGTCGAAGCCCACTACGCCATGGTCACCTCCCGCGACGCCGGACGGACCTGGAGCGCCCCGGTCACCGTGGCCCGGGACACCTCCGTCCCCGAGGTCGACCCCAACGACCCCGCCAAGCTGCTGCGCGCCGGGTCCACCCTGCCCAGCCCGGCCGTCGACGCCCGCACCGGTGCGCTGTACATGGCCTACGAGGGCTCGGACTTCTCCGGCGGCAGGTTCGACTCCGTGCAGCTGGTGCGCTCCACCGACGGCGGACGCACCTGGCGGGCACCCGAGGCGGTCAGCCCGAAGGGGGTGCCGGCTTTCTCCCCGTCGATCGCGGTCGACGAACGGGGCACGGTCGCGCTCACCTACTACGACCTGCGTTTCCTCAAGCCGGGCGACACCACCACCCTGCCCACCGCCTACCAGCTCGCCACCTGGCCGCACGGGGACCCCAGGCACCGCACGGAGCGGCGCATCTCACCCGTCTTCGACTGGCTGCGTGCGCCGTTCGCCGGCGGCTACTTCCTCGGCGACTACCAGGGCCTGGCGGCGGCTGGCAAGGGAGTGCGGGCGGTGCTCACCCAGACGCACTCCGGCGCCCCGCACAACCGCACGGACGTGTACAGCGGAAGTTTCCGCACCTGGTGA
- a CDS encoding DUF3253 domain-containing protein, producing MTETDRQLARRLERVIVDLLERRAATASICPSDAAREAYEGDGEGWRDLMEPARRAAWRLVAAGEVEVTQAGRPVTEDEVHGPVRIRRARR from the coding sequence GTGACGGAGACGGACCGGCAGCTCGCCCGGCGACTGGAGCGGGTCATCGTGGACCTGCTGGAGCGCCGTGCCGCGACCGCTTCGATCTGTCCGTCCGACGCCGCGCGCGAGGCCTACGAGGGGGACGGCGAGGGCTGGCGGGACCTGATGGAACCGGCCCGCCGGGCGGCCTGGCGGCTGGTGGCGGCCGGCGAGGTCGAGGTGACCCAGGCCGGGCGGCCCGTCACCGAGGACGAGGTGCACGGCCCCGTACGCATCCGCCGAGCACGCCGGTAG
- a CDS encoding cytochrome P450: MPEDETACPDSGRRPSGCPDRGADRGPDSGADRGQGPERSGTDAIGCPFDFSEDLAFDPALADLMEQGPVTRVRLPHGDSEAWLVTSYNGVQQVTTDPRLSRAAIVGRDYPRLTPEPIVSPESINVIDPPESQRLRRAVTQAFTKPRVRRMRPAIEQVTGALLDEMAAHGPPADLVTHLSLKLPHHTICELLDVDRADRALLLEYTHRMLTTAPGQKQESADAKRHLRAYFGRLVRQRRDRPGEDLISTLAAASDEPLSDDELAVLAMTLLLSGNDTATCQISNISYTLLTQPHWWDLLVAHPERLPEVLDELLRIIPFRKGVGIPRLALADVEIDGTLVRAGDFVHVSYLTANRDPEVFARPHAFDPDRPSRPHMTFGWGGHHCVAAPLAMEELQVALGALLTRFPGLRLAVPSSELRWDTETIRRFPLELPVTW; this comes from the coding sequence ATGCCCGAAGATGAGACGGCATGCCCGGATTCCGGTCGGCGTCCGTCCGGCTGTCCGGACCGCGGGGCGGACCGCGGGCCGGACAGCGGGGCGGACCGCGGGCAGGGCCCCGAGCGGAGCGGCACCGACGCGATCGGCTGTCCTTTCGACTTCAGCGAGGACCTCGCGTTCGATCCCGCGCTCGCCGACCTCATGGAGCAGGGCCCGGTGACCCGCGTCCGCCTCCCCCACGGCGACAGCGAGGCCTGGCTGGTCACCAGTTACAACGGGGTGCAGCAGGTGACGACCGATCCCCGCCTGAGCCGGGCGGCCATCGTCGGCCGGGACTACCCGAGACTGACGCCGGAGCCGATCGTCTCACCCGAATCGATCAACGTCATCGACCCGCCCGAAAGCCAGCGTCTGCGCAGAGCGGTGACGCAGGCGTTCACCAAGCCCCGGGTACGGCGCATGCGGCCGGCCATCGAGCAGGTGACCGGCGCGCTCCTGGACGAGATGGCCGCCCACGGCCCGCCCGCCGACCTGGTGACGCACCTGTCCCTGAAGCTGCCGCACCACACCATCTGCGAACTGCTGGACGTGGACCGGGCCGACCGCGCCCTCCTGCTGGAGTACACCCACCGGATGCTGACCACCGCGCCCGGCCAGAAGCAGGAGTCGGCCGACGCCAAGCGCCATCTGCGCGCCTACTTCGGCCGTCTGGTGCGCCAGCGGCGCGACCGGCCGGGCGAGGACCTCATCAGCACCCTGGCCGCCGCTTCGGACGAGCCGCTCAGCGACGACGAACTGGCCGTACTGGCGATGACGCTGCTGCTCAGCGGCAACGACACGGCCACCTGCCAGATCAGCAACATCAGCTACACCCTGCTCACCCAGCCGCACTGGTGGGACCTCCTCGTCGCACACCCCGAGCGGCTGCCCGAGGTGCTCGACGAACTGCTGCGCATCATCCCCTTCCGCAAGGGCGTCGGCATCCCGCGCCTGGCGCTGGCCGACGTCGAGATCGACGGGACCCTGGTGCGCGCCGGCGACTTCGTCCACGTGTCCTACCTGACCGCCAACCGCGATCCCGAGGTCTTCGCGCGACCGCACGCGTTCGATCCCGACCGCCCCTCCCGCCCCCACATGACGTTCGGCTGGGGCGGACACCACTGCGTCGCCGCCCCGCTCGCCATGGAGGAACTCCAGGTGGCCCTCGGCGCCCTGCTCACCCGCTTCCCCGGGTTGCGCCTGGCCGTGCCCAGCAGCGAGCTGCGCTGGGACACGGAGACCATCCGGCGCTTCCCCCTGGAGCTGCCGGTGACGTGGTAG
- a CDS encoding NlpC/P60 family protein, which produces MTSHRRPKQPSRTRVSVLTTAAAAAVALSANAAHAAPGEKLGKNDKNEVKAKVDHLYEQAEQATEKYNGAHEKQQKLQKQISTIQDGVARGRQELNKLREGLGSLASAQYRSGGIDPSVQLLLSSAPDDFLDKASTLDQLSGRQVQALKKIQDKQRELAQQRTEAAEKLKDLASTRAELGDRKKEVQGKLAEAQKLLNTLTAREKAALDAEQRRAGRSSAERADIGHHAPATGRAAAAFAAARSQLGKPYVRGATGPSSYDCSGLTSWAYAQADVFIPRTSEAQSGIGTRLTRSRLQVGDLVFFFNDLHHVGLYAGNGQILHAPRTGTVVRYESMDTIGGPFMFGVRV; this is translated from the coding sequence GTGACGTCCCATCGTCGGCCCAAACAACCGAGCCGCACGCGCGTGAGCGTGCTGACCACCGCGGCCGCCGCCGCCGTCGCGCTGAGCGCGAACGCCGCCCACGCGGCCCCGGGCGAGAAGCTCGGCAAGAACGACAAGAACGAGGTGAAGGCGAAGGTCGACCATCTCTACGAACAGGCCGAGCAGGCCACCGAGAAGTACAACGGGGCCCACGAGAAGCAGCAGAAGCTGCAGAAGCAGATCTCCACGATCCAGGACGGCGTCGCCCGCGGCCGGCAGGAGCTGAACAAGCTGCGCGAGGGCCTGGGTTCACTGGCCTCCGCCCAGTACCGCTCCGGGGGCATCGACCCCTCGGTGCAGCTCCTGCTCTCCTCCGCCCCGGACGACTTCCTCGACAAGGCCTCCACGCTCGACCAGTTGAGCGGCCGGCAGGTCCAGGCACTGAAGAAGATCCAGGACAAGCAGCGCGAACTCGCCCAGCAGCGCACCGAAGCCGCCGAGAAGCTCAAGGACCTGGCCTCCACCCGCGCCGAGCTGGGCGACAGGAAGAAGGAGGTGCAGGGCAAGCTCGCCGAGGCGCAGAAGCTGCTGAACACCCTGACCGCCCGGGAGAAGGCGGCCCTCGACGCCGAGCAGCGGCGCGCCGGCCGCTCCTCCGCCGAGCGGGCGGACATCGGTCACCACGCCCCCGCGACCGGCCGGGCCGCCGCCGCGTTCGCGGCCGCCCGGAGCCAGCTCGGCAAGCCCTACGTCCGCGGCGCCACCGGCCCGTCCTCGTACGACTGCTCAGGGCTCACCTCCTGGGCCTACGCCCAGGCCGACGTCTTCATACCGCGCACCTCCGAGGCGCAGTCGGGCATCGGGACCCGGCTCACCCGCAGCCGGCTCCAGGTGGGCGACCTGGTCTTCTTCTTCAACGACCTGCACCACGTGGGCCTGTACGCGGGCAACGGGCAGATCCTGCACGCCCCCCGTACCGGCACGGTCGTCCGCTACGAGTCGATGGACACCATCGGCGGGCCGTTCATGTTCGGCGTCCGCGTCTGA
- a CDS encoding TerD family protein: protein MAHRLASLVIRHTHRLPSPQSPTGEGAVAARQFDAALTSVGFKLSAELLERLSGLSEAAVVDTARQTLATVREMVGDHVRHNVYFIDFPANVPDTEEFWMRCLAQALGDEQARENVLTRLGRGVLDLLSLPAYGRYQHTYEDMRAAQDELVASAGDRITVLHLGRDLDDELTDLYLALAGSTTPLGEDDLRDLRTLAGRCATGPQPQAIPVRENRAVVNEARLGAGAGLLLDTVTDVLRLACALSGGDVTLKEPTRFTALGRPVRRALLAGLDAVVAANPAKLADVHTHREPFKRLGERLHPHEYPRWPHAADVFAVARGEQRAPSFDSRLEKLLDEADIRGAAKLLTSAPGKLFRALDLLLRSAAGQEERDAVVAAAVRSAPDVSGRVLLSVREHLHNRARESGEPRIFVNLRGRAWVSPDARAPLPAADRDRLITALDTEIRRRLPTPDRLLLDPDVLDVALPLSGRATAPGLGVLPRGSVCAVDGERLRFFVYWKESEERTDYDLSALLLHADYSTDSWLSYTSLTAVGGRHSGDITEAPEGASEFIDLSLDRVRGTFIVPQVNIYAGEGFEEVEESFFGYMLRDGAQKGRPFEPRTVRMKSELRGTGRVALPLVFQRTEKGRWRAKWLHLYLRGISSANRVEENQVSVSKVVRALVEREQLTVGYLAGLMAGDTTSVDLWDGETVPEGPVTYIGLERPEGLHPDSRVITCGNLRDVIPA from the coding sequence ATGGCGCACCGTCTCGCATCGCTGGTCATCCGGCACACCCACCGCCTCCCCTCTCCCCAGAGCCCGACCGGGGAAGGGGCCGTCGCCGCGCGGCAGTTCGACGCGGCGCTGACGTCCGTGGGCTTCAAGCTTTCGGCGGAACTGCTGGAGCGGCTGTCGGGGCTGTCCGAGGCCGCGGTCGTGGACACCGCCCGGCAGACGCTGGCCACCGTGCGCGAGATGGTGGGCGACCACGTCCGGCACAACGTGTACTTCATCGACTTCCCGGCGAACGTGCCGGACACCGAAGAGTTCTGGATGCGCTGCCTGGCGCAGGCGCTCGGCGACGAACAGGCCCGCGAGAACGTGCTCACCCGGCTGGGCCGCGGGGTGCTGGACCTGCTCAGCCTCCCCGCCTACGGCCGCTACCAGCACACCTACGAGGACATGCGCGCGGCACAGGACGAACTGGTCGCCTCCGCGGGCGACCGGATCACCGTCCTGCACCTGGGCCGCGACCTGGACGACGAACTCACCGACCTGTACCTGGCCCTGGCCGGCAGCACGACCCCGCTGGGCGAGGACGACCTGCGCGACCTCAGGACGCTCGCCGGGCGGTGCGCGACGGGCCCCCAGCCGCAGGCGATCCCGGTCCGGGAGAACCGGGCGGTCGTCAACGAGGCCCGGCTCGGCGCCGGCGCCGGCCTCCTCCTCGACACCGTCACCGACGTGCTGCGGCTGGCCTGCGCACTGTCGGGCGGCGACGTGACACTCAAGGAGCCGACCCGGTTCACGGCGCTGGGCCGGCCGGTGCGCCGCGCGCTGCTCGCGGGGCTCGACGCCGTCGTCGCGGCGAACCCCGCCAAGCTCGCCGACGTGCACACCCACCGCGAGCCGTTCAAGCGGCTCGGCGAGCGCCTGCACCCGCACGAGTACCCGCGCTGGCCGCACGCCGCCGACGTCTTCGCGGTCGCGCGCGGCGAACAGCGGGCCCCCTCCTTCGACAGCCGGCTGGAGAAGCTGCTCGACGAGGCGGACATCCGCGGCGCGGCGAAGCTGCTGACCTCCGCCCCCGGCAAGCTGTTCCGCGCCCTGGACCTCCTGCTGCGCAGCGCCGCCGGCCAGGAGGAGCGCGACGCGGTGGTCGCCGCCGCCGTGCGCAGTGCTCCCGACGTCTCCGGCCGGGTCCTGCTCTCGGTGCGCGAGCACCTGCACAACCGGGCACGCGAGAGCGGCGAGCCCCGCATCTTCGTCAACCTTCGGGGCCGCGCCTGGGTCAGCCCCGACGCCCGCGCGCCGCTGCCGGCCGCCGACCGCGACCGCCTGATCACCGCCCTCGACACCGAGATACGCCGCCGCCTCCCCACGCCGGACCGGCTGCTGCTCGACCCCGACGTCCTCGACGTCGCGCTTCCGCTCAGCGGCCGGGCCACCGCGCCCGGACTCGGCGTCCTGCCGCGCGGTTCGGTCTGCGCGGTCGACGGCGAACGCCTGCGCTTCTTCGTGTACTGGAAGGAGAGTGAGGAGCGCACCGACTACGACCTGTCGGCGCTGCTCCTGCACGCCGACTACAGCACCGACTCCTGGCTCTCCTACACCTCCCTGACCGCCGTCGGCGGCCGGCATTCCGGGGATATCACCGAAGCACCCGAGGGCGCCTCGGAGTTCATCGACCTGTCCCTGGACCGCGTGCGCGGCACCTTCATCGTCCCGCAGGTCAACATCTACGCCGGCGAGGGCTTCGAGGAGGTCGAGGAGTCGTTCTTCGGCTACATGCTGCGCGACGGCGCACAGAAGGGCCGGCCGTTCGAGCCGCGCACGGTGCGGATGAAGTCGGAGCTGCGCGGGACGGGCCGGGTGGCGCTGCCGCTGGTATTCCAGCGCACCGAGAAGGGCCGGTGGCGCGCGAAGTGGCTGCACCTGTACCTGAGGGGCATCTCCTCGGCCAATAGGGTCGAGGAGAACCAGGTGTCCGTGTCGAAGGTGGTGCGCGCCCTCGTGGAACGCGAGCAGCTCACCGTGGGCTACCTGGCCGGCCTGATGGCCGGGGACACCACGAGCGTGGACCTGTGGGACGGCGAGACGGTCCCGGAGGGGCCCGTGACGTACATCGGCCTGGAGCGGCCCGAGGGGCTGCACCCGGACTCGCGGGTCATCACCTGCGGAAACCTGCGCGACGTGATCCCCGCCTGA
- a CDS encoding STAS domain-containing protein, whose translation MATDSSNSHPLIETLATQRDTFLTQWTRVVGDDLQGRLSIAELGRELGELYDAVLKALTEGGLNSRAEQFGETRSLLIELSRSRARQGFTPTETARSVFALKEVLEPALATDEHGARTYLQFARLLDELGLLTTEAYIRTREEIISSQAEQLLELSTPVVKLWDGVVGVPLVGTLDSARTQVVMEKLLQTLVESDSTHAIIDITGVPTVDTQVAQHLLKTVVAARMMGAQCIISGIRPQIAQTIVALGIEFGDIPTNSSLADALRQALKEIARDTEDDVRGLL comes from the coding sequence GTGGCCACTGACAGCAGCAATTCCCATCCTCTGATCGAGACACTGGCCACCCAGCGGGACACGTTCCTGACCCAGTGGACCAGGGTCGTCGGCGACGACCTGCAGGGCAGGCTCAGCATCGCCGAGCTCGGACGGGAACTGGGCGAGCTGTACGACGCCGTCCTCAAGGCCCTCACCGAAGGCGGCCTGAACAGCCGGGCCGAGCAGTTCGGCGAGACCCGCAGCCTGCTCATCGAACTCTCCCGCAGCCGGGCCCGGCAGGGCTTCACCCCCACCGAGACGGCCCGCAGCGTCTTCGCCCTCAAGGAGGTGCTGGAGCCCGCCCTGGCCACCGACGAACACGGCGCCCGCACCTACCTCCAGTTCGCCCGGCTGCTGGACGAACTCGGCCTGCTCACCACCGAGGCCTACATCCGCACCCGCGAGGAGATCATCTCCTCCCAGGCCGAGCAGCTGCTGGAGCTGTCCACGCCCGTCGTCAAGCTGTGGGACGGCGTCGTCGGCGTCCCCCTGGTGGGCACCCTCGACTCGGCCCGCACCCAGGTCGTCATGGAGAAGCTGCTGCAGACCCTCGTCGAGAGCGACTCCACGCACGCCATCATCGACATCACCGGTGTGCCCACCGTCGACACCCAGGTCGCCCAGCACCTGCTGAAGACCGTGGTCGCCGCCCGCATGATGGGCGCCCAGTGCATCATCTCCGGCATCCGCCCGCAGATCGCCCAGACCATCGTGGCCCTCGGCATCGAGTTCGGTGACATCCCCACCAACTCCTCCCTCGCCGACGCGCTGCGCCAGGCGCTCAAGGAGATCGCCCGGGACACCGAGGACGACGTGCGGGGTCTGCTGTGA
- a CDS encoding STAS domain-containing protein has translation MTDRVPVLKIGEILLVSIQFDLEDQTVLDLQEDLSHRIVDTGAKGVVIDISALEIVDSFVGRMLATNASISRMLGAETIVVGMRPAVAMTLVELGLSLNGVRTALNLERGLKLLRRLNAGRA, from the coding sequence GTGACCGACCGCGTCCCCGTCCTCAAGATCGGCGAGATCCTCCTGGTCTCCATCCAGTTCGACCTGGAGGACCAGACGGTGCTCGACCTCCAGGAGGACCTGTCCCACCGCATCGTCGACACCGGCGCCAAGGGCGTCGTCATCGACATCTCGGCGCTGGAGATCGTCGACTCCTTCGTCGGGCGCATGCTCGCCACCAACGCCTCCATCTCGCGCATGCTCGGCGCCGAGACGATCGTCGTCGGCATGCGGCCCGCGGTCGCCATGACCCTCGTCGAACTGGGACTGTCCCTCAACGGCGTCCGCACCGCCCTCAACCTCGAACGCGGGCTGAAACTGCTACGGCGCCTCAACGCAGGCCGCGCATGA